The following proteins come from a genomic window of Xiphophorus couchianus chromosome 19, X_couchianus-1.0, whole genome shotgun sequence:
- the ldah gene encoding lipid droplet-associated hydrolase isoform X1: METQSEFFFCSGAATEVLKVGSSQLSGEEVLLLLIPGNPGVVGFYESFLLTLHGMLGRPVWAVSHAGHCAPPDSMDLVEDGAAAARRDVFGLDGQIQHKLAFIRDRVPRGTRLVLVGHSIGCYMILEMMRRSPELEVLKAVLLFPTIERMAQSPQGKVMTPVLCQLRYLAYLPLFLLSLLPQRVAALLVRLLLRGLPALDPCVLRPALQMFSGDCAVNSMYLGGQEMRMVQERDNVTIQKNLDRLIFYYGATDHWCPVSYFQDMRRDFPHGDIRLCERGVRHAFVLDAGQDVAQMVAAWIGGSLTA, translated from the exons ctgcagcGGAGCAGCCACCGAGGTTCTGAAAGTCGGTTCCTCTCAGCTGTCAGGAGAAGAAGTGCTGCTGCTCCTCATCCCAG GAAACCCGGGGGTCGTGGGCTTCTATGAGAGCTTCTTGCTGACGCTGCACGGCATGCTGGGAAGGCCCGTCTGGGCGGTGAGCCACGCCGGCCACTGCGCTCCTCCGGACTCCATGGACCTCGTAGAAG ATGGCGCGGCGGCGGCACGACGGGACGTTTTTGGACTGGACGGACAGATCCAACACAAGCTGGCTTTCATCCGGGACCGGGTCCCCAGAGGAACCCGGTTGGTTCTGGTGGGCCACTCCATCGGCTGCTACATGATCCTGGAGATGATGAGGAGGAGCCCCGAGCTGGAG GTCCTGAAGGCCGTGCTGCTGTTCCCCACCATCGAGCGGATGGCCCAGAGCCCGCAGGGAAAGGTCATGACCCCGGTGCTGTGCCAGCTGCGCTACCTGGCCTACCTGCCGCTCTTCCTGCTGTCGCTGCTGCCACAGCGCGTCGCCGCCCTGCTGGTCCGCCTGCTGCTGCGTGGCCTGCCAGCGCTGGACCCCTGCGTGTTGCGGCCGGCGCTGCAGATGTTCTCCGGAGACTGTGCAG TGAACTCCATGTACCTGGGCGGCCAGGAAATGAGGATGGTTCAGGAAAGAGACAACGTTACCATCCAGAAGAACCTGGACAGG CTCATTTTCTATTATGGAGCCACGGACCACTGGTGTCCGGTCAGCTACTTCCAGGATATGAGGAGGGACTTCCCGCACGGAGACATCCGGCTGTGTGAGCGAGGCGTTCGGCACGCCTTCGTCCTGGATGCGGGGCAGGACGTGGCTCAGATGGTGGCGGCGTGGATCGGCGGCTCTCTGACGGCGTGA
- the ldah gene encoding lipid droplet-associated hydrolase isoform X2, with translation MLGRPVWAVSHAGHCAPPDSMDLVEDGAAAARRDVFGLDGQIQHKLAFIRDRVPRGTRLVLVGHSIGCYMILEMMRRSPELEVLKAVLLFPTIERMAQSPQGKVMTPVLCQLRYLAYLPLFLLSLLPQRVAALLVRLLLRGLPALDPCVLRPALQMFSGDCAVNSMYLGGQEMRMVQERDNVTIQKNLDRLIFYYGATDHWCPVSYFQDMRRDFPHGDIRLCERGVRHAFVLDAGQDVAQMVAAWIGGSLTA, from the exons ATGCTGGGAAGGCCCGTCTGGGCGGTGAGCCACGCCGGCCACTGCGCTCCTCCGGACTCCATGGACCTCGTAGAAG ATGGCGCGGCGGCGGCACGACGGGACGTTTTTGGACTGGACGGACAGATCCAACACAAGCTGGCTTTCATCCGGGACCGGGTCCCCAGAGGAACCCGGTTGGTTCTGGTGGGCCACTCCATCGGCTGCTACATGATCCTGGAGATGATGAGGAGGAGCCCCGAGCTGGAG GTCCTGAAGGCCGTGCTGCTGTTCCCCACCATCGAGCGGATGGCCCAGAGCCCGCAGGGAAAGGTCATGACCCCGGTGCTGTGCCAGCTGCGCTACCTGGCCTACCTGCCGCTCTTCCTGCTGTCGCTGCTGCCACAGCGCGTCGCCGCCCTGCTGGTCCGCCTGCTGCTGCGTGGCCTGCCAGCGCTGGACCCCTGCGTGTTGCGGCCGGCGCTGCAGATGTTCTCCGGAGACTGTGCAG TGAACTCCATGTACCTGGGCGGCCAGGAAATGAGGATGGTTCAGGAAAGAGACAACGTTACCATCCAGAAGAACCTGGACAGG CTCATTTTCTATTATGGAGCCACGGACCACTGGTGTCCGGTCAGCTACTTCCAGGATATGAGGAGGGACTTCCCGCACGGAGACATCCGGCTGTGTGAGCGAGGCGTTCGGCACGCCTTCGTCCTGGATGCGGGGCAGGACGTGGCTCAGATGGTGGCGGCGTGGATCGGCGGCTCTCTGACGGCGTGA